From the genome of Limisalsivibrio acetivorans, one region includes:
- a CDS encoding tetratricopeptide repeat protein, which translates to MRRFIVIAALLCAACVPKQTELMNTKGLNAFESGNLNRAEEIYSEAIDEYDHYTTRELRGDLYMERGEYAAAENDYTAAMRYQVNMARLYYKRGMARLHQGAYDFALLDLDEAVSRKPSTWAEAYAGMAEAYRAQGNTKEALFNYTKAITYDPELTMAYIGRGRTYLKAGDLERAVVDATKGIELAPESADGYLLRSDILRSAGKESYSLRDLEKAVELEPKNAAARHKLAWRLATAKDPAIRNGSLAVENAAEALRLRPSNRGVITLAVALAEADRFEDALEILEQRIEAEKDLVEKDGLRVWKKLFEKGEKYRGTE; encoded by the coding sequence ATGAGACGATTTATTGTAATAGCCGCACTGCTGTGCGCCGCATGCGTACCCAAACAGACAGAACTGATGAACACAAAAGGGCTTAACGCCTTTGAATCAGGTAACCTTAACCGTGCAGAGGAGATTTACTCCGAAGCGATAGATGAATACGACCACTACACCACAAGGGAGCTTCGTGGAGATCTCTATATGGAAAGGGGTGAGTATGCGGCGGCGGAGAACGACTACACAGCCGCCATGCGCTACCAGGTAAATATGGCAAGGCTATACTACAAAAGGGGGATGGCAAGGCTCCATCAGGGTGCATACGATTTTGCTCTGCTGGATCTTGACGAAGCGGTGAGCAGAAAACCCTCCACATGGGCCGAAGCTTATGCCGGCATGGCTGAAGCTTACCGGGCACAGGGGAACACCAAAGAGGCCCTCTTCAACTATACTAAGGCTATAACCTATGACCCAGAACTGACGATGGCGTATATCGGCAGGGGGAGAACATACCTCAAAGCCGGTGATCTCGAGCGTGCTGTTGTGGACGCCACCAAGGGGATAGAGCTTGCGCCGGAGTCCGCTGATGGTTACCTCCTCCGTTCGGATATACTCCGTTCGGCGGGTAAGGAGAGCTATTCCCTGCGTGATCTTGAAAAGGCCGTTGAGCTCGAGCCGAAGAATGCCGCCGCAAGGCATAAACTCGCATGGAGACTTGCCACAGCCAAGGATCCCGCCATACGTAACGGAAGCCTCGCTGTGGAGAATGCCGCAGAAGCACTCCGACTGCGCCCCTCCAACAGGGGTGTGATAACACTCGCCGTGGCTTTGGCCGAGGCGGACAGGTTCGAAGATGCCCTTGAGATACTGGAACAAAGGATAGAGGCGGAGAAGGACCTTGTGGAGAAGGACGGTCTCAGGGTATGGAAGAAGCTCTTTGAGAAGGGTGAGAAATACCGTGGGACGGAGTAG
- the galU gene encoding UTP--glucose-1-phosphate uridylyltransferase GalU, whose amino-acid sequence MKVKSAVFPVAGMGTRMLPATKAIPKEMVTLIDKPLIQYAVEEALNGGIERIIFVTGRTKKSMEDHFDRDPALEQALEEAGKQKLLEEVNRISDMCDVVYVRQKEQKGLGHAVLCAKDIVGNDPFAVILPDDIILSKGSVIGEMAKEYERTKAPVISIMRVPMDQTHKYGIVEVKEQESERLFRLGNMVEKPKENAPSDLAIIGRYVLTPDIMDELEKTGEGAGNEIQLTDAIKTIADERGVYGYEFEGKRFDCGNMDGLIEATVNFALEREDTREGILKTIRELNLS is encoded by the coding sequence ATGAAGGTAAAAAGTGCAGTTTTCCCCGTTGCGGGCATGGGCACGAGGATGCTCCCCGCCACCAAAGCCATCCCCAAGGAGATGGTTACACTGATAGACAAACCCCTTATCCAATACGCCGTGGAGGAGGCCCTTAACGGCGGTATAGAGAGAATTATATTCGTAACAGGAAGAACAAAAAAATCCATGGAAGACCACTTCGACAGGGACCCCGCCCTTGAGCAGGCCCTTGAAGAGGCGGGTAAGCAAAAACTTCTCGAAGAGGTTAACCGAATATCGGATATGTGTGATGTGGTCTATGTCCGCCAGAAGGAACAGAAGGGGCTGGGTCATGCAGTTCTCTGCGCCAAGGATATCGTGGGGAACGATCCCTTCGCCGTTATCCTCCCCGATGACATAATCCTTTCGAAGGGTTCGGTTATCGGCGAAATGGCCAAGGAGTATGAGCGCACTAAAGCTCCCGTTATATCAATCATGCGTGTTCCTATGGACCAGACACATAAATACGGCATCGTCGAAGTGAAGGAGCAGGAGAGCGAGCGTCTCTTCCGCCTTGGAAACATGGTGGAGAAACCGAAGGAAAACGCCCCCAGCGATCTCGCCATCATCGGCCGCTATGTACTAACCCCCGACATAATGGACGAACTCGAAAAAACAGGCGAAGGAGCCGGAAACGAGATACAGCTCACCGACGCCATAAAAACCATCGCAGACGAAAGGGGTGTCTACGGATACGAATTCGAAGGCAAACGCTTTGACTGCGGAAATATGGACGGCCTCATTGAGGCAACTGTAAACTTCGCCCTTGAAAGGGAGGATACCCGGGAGGGTATTCTTAAAACCATACGAGAGCTGAATCTCTCATGA
- a CDS encoding PAS domain S-box protein, with product MNYERWSKEELIAEIRRLKHETGSPENSRLHPASPAPYYIRILDQLNEGVGMTDENQNICYVSQTLLNILGYSIEEVMGMKLTDFVHTRSLNEVERQLEMRRKGEYGRYEVSLKCADGSIRDMIVSASSFMDKESGFRGSMGIFMDITERKETERRLAETLSVMQAVISTIPGHLKVVDTQFNTIDFDFEASPHNKCYKDLHGKDEPCKNCTVKDVFETGKPSTRYSTLEEEQRDECSYKFFASPIRNSSGEMTGAVELAMDVTDLRMMEKALEEANRRLEQKYSLKSEELDRSREYLEEAQKTAHIGNWEWHLAGDNMYWSDEMFRILGITPGSVKPSIARMLDFVPEKDQDTAALVFERTMKPGNVSDKRFRIIRDDGTERIVISRSRAVAGKNGYTTKLLGTIQDITELQLAEEKFSETDTMLKSVFNVTSTGICITDENGIFILVNRAFASLFGYSIEELTGKHYSLITPEYKKEEYRKLYSRVIESDDASFEFEGVKKDGGNVPILVSAGVTETASGKKINITAVSDISRIKLLEEEKERKESLLIERSRMAAMGEMIGVIAHQWKQPLNAVAIIAQTIGDDYESGYIDSSVMDEHIDMIMEQVKFMDQTIDDFRSFFAPTKVLKEFKVCKAVREVVSMMTPQLKANNISVELSDKCRSDVSPDIKGYPNEFKQVVLNLVTNSKDAINDLRNSSKEFETIEGVVTIDVGSENGHIVVTISDNGGGIPEESLKNLFSPYYTTKGEQGTGIGLYMANTIITKKMNGEIEAYNNGKGAVFKIILPPVS from the coding sequence ATGAACTATGAGCGATGGAGCAAAGAAGAACTGATAGCCGAAATTCGACGCCTCAAACACGAAACAGGCTCTCCCGAGAACTCCAGACTCCATCCAGCTTCACCCGCACCCTACTACATCCGCATCCTTGATCAGCTGAACGAAGGGGTGGGCATGACCGATGAGAATCAAAACATCTGCTATGTATCCCAAACGCTTCTGAACATCCTCGGCTACTCCATAGAAGAGGTTATGGGCATGAAGCTCACCGACTTCGTTCACACAAGGAGCCTCAACGAAGTGGAAAGACAGCTTGAAATGCGCCGAAAGGGGGAATACGGAAGGTACGAGGTCTCCCTTAAATGCGCAGACGGCTCCATCAGGGATATGATCGTCTCCGCCTCCAGCTTCATGGATAAAGAATCCGGTTTCCGGGGAAGTATGGGCATTTTCATGGATATAACCGAACGAAAGGAAACCGAGAGAAGGCTTGCGGAGACGCTCAGTGTTATGCAGGCGGTTATAAGCACCATTCCGGGACACCTGAAGGTTGTGGACACACAGTTCAATACCATCGATTTCGACTTCGAAGCCTCACCCCATAATAAATGCTACAAGGACCTTCACGGAAAGGATGAACCCTGCAAAAACTGCACCGTTAAGGATGTTTTTGAAACGGGCAAGCCATCAACAAGATACTCCACCCTTGAGGAAGAGCAGAGGGATGAATGCTCATACAAGTTCTTCGCCTCCCCCATAAGGAACAGCTCAGGCGAGATGACCGGAGCCGTTGAGCTGGCCATGGACGTAACCGATCTCCGAATGATGGAGAAGGCATTGGAAGAGGCAAACCGGAGGCTTGAGCAGAAATACAGCCTAAAGTCCGAGGAGCTTGACCGAAGCAGAGAATACCTCGAAGAGGCTCAGAAGACAGCACATATCGGAAACTGGGAATGGCACCTCGCTGGTGACAACATGTACTGGTCCGATGAGATGTTCCGCATACTTGGGATAACACCGGGCTCCGTTAAGCCCTCCATAGCACGCATGCTTGATTTTGTGCCGGAGAAGGACCAGGATACAGCTGCCTTGGTATTCGAAAGGACCATGAAACCGGGGAATGTTTCCGATAAACGCTTCAGAATAATTAGGGATGACGGAACAGAGCGCATCGTGATCAGCCGCAGCAGAGCGGTGGCTGGCAAAAATGGATACACCACAAAACTGCTTGGAACAATTCAGGATATAACAGAGCTACAGCTCGCCGAAGAGAAGTTCTCTGAAACTGATACGATGCTTAAATCCGTATTCAATGTAACCTCCACAGGCATATGCATCACCGACGAAAACGGTATCTTCATCCTCGTCAACAGAGCCTTTGCAAGCCTCTTTGGATACAGTATAGAGGAGCTGACAGGAAAGCACTACTCACTCATAACCCCCGAGTACAAAAAAGAGGAATACCGCAAGCTATACTCCAGGGTCATAGAATCCGATGATGCAAGCTTTGAATTTGAAGGTGTCAAAAAGGACGGCGGGAATGTTCCGATCCTCGTTTCTGCGGGTGTAACCGAAACTGCTTCCGGTAAAAAGATAAATATTACCGCTGTTAGCGACATCAGCAGAATCAAGTTACTTGAGGAGGAGAAGGAAAGGAAGGAGTCCCTCCTTATAGAGCGTTCCCGTATGGCCGCCATGGGTGAGATGATTGGAGTTATCGCACATCAGTGGAAACAGCCTCTCAACGCAGTGGCCATCATCGCCCAGACTATAGGTGATGACTACGAAAGTGGTTATATTGACTCATCTGTAATGGACGAGCATATCGACATGATCATGGAACAGGTAAAGTTCATGGACCAGACCATAGATGATTTCAGAAGCTTCTTCGCACCCACAAAAGTGCTTAAGGAGTTCAAGGTGTGCAAGGCTGTTCGTGAGGTAGTATCGATGATGACCCCGCAGCTTAAGGCGAACAATATCAGTGTCGAGCTGTCGGACAAGTGCAGAAGTGACGTTTCCCCTGACATAAAGGGGTATCCAAACGAGTTCAAGCAGGTAGTGCTTAATCTTGTTACAAACTCCAAGGATGCCATAAACGATCTGCGCAACAGCTCCAAGGAATTCGAAACAATCGAAGGAGTAGTCACCATAGACGTTGGAAGCGAGAACGGACATATCGTTGTTACTATCAGCGACAATGGCGGAGGCATACCTGAAGAGTCCCTCAAGAACCTTTTCAGCCCCTACTACACAACCAAAGGAGAGCAGGGGACAGGCATAGGGCTATACATGGCAAATACCATTATTACCAAGAAGATGAACGGAGAAATCGAAGCCTACAACAATGGAAAAGGTGCTGTTTTCAAAATAATCCTACCCCCCGTTTCTTAA
- a CDS encoding Hsp20/alpha crystallin family protein — MSKPDHLSKIRFIHGLMKKEVDEIMNLIESQKGSMAETNTPPMDALIRGDEILVNIEIPGVSSDDFAVYLYENLLIIEGVRKRYCLDHKVYFMRVEREFAPFKRVLPLPFRVNEEETHAVLKKGVLSVTLKKTAE, encoded by the coding sequence ATGAGCAAACCCGATCATCTCTCCAAGATAAGATTCATCCACGGCCTTATGAAAAAGGAAGTGGATGAGATTATGAATCTTATCGAATCACAGAAGGGCTCCATGGCAGAAACCAACACCCCTCCCATGGATGCACTGATAAGAGGGGATGAAATACTTGTCAATATTGAGATCCCCGGTGTCAGCAGTGATGATTTCGCCGTGTATCTGTACGAGAACCTTCTTATAATTGAGGGGGTAAGAAAGCGCTACTGCCTCGATCATAAGGTTTATTTCATGCGTGTGGAAAGGGAGTTTGCCCCCTTCAAAAGGGTTCTACCCCTCCCCTTTCGGGTGAATGAGGAAGAAACACACGCCGTACTGAAGAAAGGGGTTCTCAGCGTAACATTGAAAAAAACAGCTGAATAA
- a CDS encoding major capsid protein — protein sequence MIQFDINSFFTREALVRTLSDMPVLSTPVMDTIYKEERRRNHPLPTVAVADLQQPIRNIAVSRRGSNPVPLYGDSGEITHIEPQPLRPSERLSGVDVNNFKMIDTAGAKLLIDNKIDRLRRVVRASTEAMAAQSLKGKISYPMAMDGGFGTYEVDFGTTLTHTPATLWDDSGITIDEVIATFIEMEAAIQESSRFSGEILFWAGRDAFMALSKIVQSLDGSVVATMENRAINVGGYSVGLMNSSYTNPADGTPVKVVDDNSIVAVAKDAPFELVYAVLDDLDSNLVSMPFFVKPVEDKRTSSIELVAESKPLPVPYTKAVNWAAVTA from the coding sequence ATGATTCAGTTCGACATCAACTCATTTTTCACAAGGGAGGCGCTTGTCCGCACACTTTCGGATATGCCCGTTCTCTCAACACCTGTAATGGACACCATATACAAGGAGGAGAGGCGAAGAAACCATCCGCTTCCCACTGTGGCTGTGGCGGATCTTCAACAGCCCATACGCAACATCGCAGTGAGCAGACGGGGCTCAAACCCTGTTCCCCTCTACGGCGATTCCGGCGAGATTACCCATATCGAACCCCAGCCACTCAGGCCCTCTGAAAGGCTTTCGGGTGTGGATGTGAACAACTTCAAGATGATCGATACAGCAGGAGCAAAGCTCCTTATCGATAACAAGATAGACAGGCTCAGAAGAGTTGTAAGAGCCTCTACCGAGGCGATGGCGGCGCAGTCGCTCAAGGGGAAGATAAGCTATCCCATGGCAATGGACGGCGGTTTCGGAACCTATGAGGTGGACTTCGGCACGACACTGACCCATACACCCGCAACCCTGTGGGATGATTCGGGTATCACCATCGATGAAGTGATCGCTACATTCATAGAGATGGAGGCGGCGATTCAGGAGAGTAGTCGTTTCAGCGGCGAGATACTCTTCTGGGCGGGGCGCGACGCCTTCATGGCGCTCAGTAAGATCGTCCAATCCCTCGATGGTTCAGTGGTTGCCACCATGGAAAACAGGGCTATCAATGTGGGCGGATACAGCGTCGGTCTCATGAATTCATCTTATACAAACCCTGCGGACGGAACACCGGTTAAGGTCGTGGACGACAACTCCATCGTGGCAGTGGCGAAGGATGCTCCCTTCGAGCTTGTCTATGCGGTTCTTGATGATCTGGACAGCAACCTCGTTTCCATGCCTTTCTTCGTGAAGCCCGTCGAGGATAAGCGTACATCCTCCATCGAGCTAGTGGCGGAAAGTAAGCCCCTCCCCGTTCCTTACACTAAGGCGGTGAACTGGGCCGCTGTCACGGCATAA
- the mqnE gene encoding aminofutalosine synthase MqnE, producing the protein MQNLFDKDFLELGSEADTLRQRMWGKKVFYVNNLHINYTNICVSKCRFCAFARDEGDDDGYFMEIDDILEYVRKSGKEADELHIVGGLHPTAPFTYYTDMLSELKRNFPAKVLKGFSAVEIDYFSRISRIGIVDVIKGLKKAGLDMMPGGGAEIFNPEVRNEICPEKIEADHWLRIHEIAHKEGVKTNATMLYGHLETDEHRMEHLEAIRDLQEKTGGFLAFIPLSFHPENTFLDGMMPSTGMDDLKMVAVSRLVLDNVPHIKAYWVMLGEKTAQIALRFGADDLDGTIFRENITHAAGATSSEGLTEEELRGMITASGLEPVRRNAFYEAMPIK; encoded by the coding sequence ATGCAGAACCTCTTCGATAAAGACTTTCTCGAACTCGGCTCCGAAGCGGACACCCTCCGCCAGAGGATGTGGGGGAAGAAGGTTTTCTACGTTAATAACCTGCACATAAACTATACGAATATATGTGTGAGCAAATGCCGATTCTGCGCCTTTGCCAGGGATGAGGGTGACGATGACGGGTATTTCATGGAGATCGACGACATCCTCGAATATGTACGCAAATCAGGAAAGGAAGCGGACGAACTCCACATTGTTGGCGGACTCCACCCCACCGCACCCTTCACCTATTACACGGATATGCTCAGCGAGCTGAAAAGGAACTTTCCCGCCAAGGTTCTCAAGGGCTTCAGCGCCGTTGAGATAGACTATTTCAGCCGGATCTCCCGTATAGGCATCGTTGATGTTATCAAAGGGCTCAAAAAAGCCGGTCTCGACATGATGCCTGGGGGTGGTGCGGAGATATTCAACCCCGAAGTGCGCAATGAGATATGCCCCGAAAAGATAGAAGCGGATCATTGGCTTAGGATTCATGAGATCGCCCATAAAGAGGGCGTAAAAACCAATGCCACAATGCTCTACGGCCATCTCGAAACCGATGAACACCGTATGGAGCATCTTGAGGCCATAAGAGATTTACAGGAAAAAACCGGAGGGTTCTTAGCATTTATCCCCCTCTCCTTCCATCCGGAGAACACGTTCCTCGACGGCATGATGCCCTCCACAGGGATGGATGACCTCAAGATGGTTGCCGTTTCACGCCTTGTGCTGGACAACGTACCGCATATAAAGGCATACTGGGTAATGCTGGGTGAAAAAACAGCCCAGATCGCCCTTCGTTTCGGCGCAGATGATCTGGACGGGACGATATTCCGTGAGAATATAACCCATGCGGCGGGAGCCACCAGCAGTGAAGGCCTTACAGAGGAAGAGCTCAGGGGTATGATAACAGCCTCCGGCCTTGAGCCTGTGCGCAGAAACGCATTCTACGAAGCGATGCCTATTAAATGA
- a CDS encoding Hsp20/alpha crystallin family protein has translation MLRKRDEAVLSPFRSLFDLNREMGRVFDRLVDGDYAGSPAAFRPDIDIVEEDDRILVSADLPGMKDDDIEVSLSDGVLTIKGVREEVKSEKQKSVHRRERYYGSFVRKFTLPANVESDNVKAVFRDGVLEISLPLAEAAKERRIAIEAE, from the coding sequence ATGTTACGCAAGCGTGATGAAGCAGTTTTGTCGCCTTTCAGAAGCCTGTTCGACCTCAATCGTGAGATGGGGCGTGTCTTCGACAGGTTGGTTGATGGGGACTATGCCGGTTCACCAGCCGCTTTCAGGCCTGATATCGACATCGTAGAAGAGGATGACAGGATCCTGGTAAGCGCGGATCTTCCCGGAATGAAAGATGATGATATCGAGGTATCACTCTCCGACGGCGTTCTCACCATTAAGGGTGTGAGGGAAGAGGTTAAAAGCGAGAAACAGAAGAGCGTCCACAGGCGTGAGAGATACTATGGCAGTTTTGTCCGCAAGTTCACCCTCCCTGCAAACGTGGAGAGTGATAATGTGAAGGCGGTGTTCAGGGATGGTGTCCTTGAGATATCCCTTCCCCTTGCAGAGGCCGCAAAGGAAAGACGAATCGCCATCGAGGCTGAATAA
- the amrB gene encoding AmmeMemoRadiSam system protein B — protein MLRKAAVKGLFYPSTVSEISEFIESAREGSGTMGARAVLVPHAGYVYSGRTAVKTLSRVRIPDTVILIGPNHTSMGSPFSVYSEGAWEVPGGEVRVDDSAAGRLISSGVFTHDTAAHRNEHSLEVIVPILKQLNPDVAILPVTVGRGDLRTVRELGRIMAEAFKDEDILVVISSDFNHFENASITEEKDRMAIDAVLKMDTEELFKSVTDNSISMCGVIPAGIGIEYLKQLGGSNPQLVEHTHSGEVSGDNDKVVGYAGIIFP, from the coding sequence ATGCTCAGAAAAGCAGCGGTAAAAGGGCTTTTTTACCCCTCGACAGTCAGCGAAATCTCAGAGTTTATCGAATCAGCCAGGGAAGGTTCCGGCACTATGGGAGCCAGAGCCGTACTTGTGCCCCATGCGGGCTACGTCTATTCGGGCAGAACGGCTGTTAAAACCCTCAGCAGGGTTCGTATACCCGACACGGTCATCCTGATAGGACCAAACCACACAAGCATGGGCTCCCCTTTCTCCGTATACAGCGAGGGCGCATGGGAGGTTCCCGGCGGCGAGGTACGTGTGGACGACAGCGCTGCCGGAAGGCTTATTTCATCGGGTGTTTTCACCCACGACACCGCCGCCCACAGGAATGAACATTCCCTAGAGGTTATTGTCCCTATATTAAAACAGCTTAACCCCGATGTGGCGATACTCCCCGTTACAGTGGGGAGGGGCGATTTAAGAACTGTACGGGAACTTGGCCGGATAATGGCCGAAGCATTCAAAGACGAGGATATTCTCGTTGTTATCAGTTCCGATTTCAACCATTTTGAGAATGCATCCATCACGGAAGAGAAGGACCGGATGGCAATTGATGCCGTTCTGAAGATGGATACGGAGGAGCTTTTCAAAAGTGTAACAGACAACAGCATATCAATGTGCGGTGTTATACCGGCAGGGATCGGTATTGAGTACTTAAAACAGCTCGGCGGTTCGAATCCCCAGCTTGTGGAGCATACCCACAGCGGAGAGGTATCGGGGGACAACGACAAGGTTGTGGGCTACGCCGGGATTATTTTCCCCTGA
- the lon gene encoding endopeptidase La has translation MSEENENNEQEVNEVEQFETDIHIPEELPLLPVRDIVVFPYMVLPLFVGRESSISAVNEALSGDRLIFLACQKDPQQEEPDEEDINTVGTVAVILRMLKLPDERIKILVQGVKRASIGEFLQREPNFKVAVAEFLEEYKDGELESEALLRHVKEQLSNAVNLGKPMLPDLLAVIETIDDPGKLADIIVSNLGIKMEEAQEILEESDPLERLKKVSEFLTREISILEVQQKIMNDARGEIDKSQKEYFLREQLKAIKKELGEEDDIQVELEEYQAKIKKAKMPKKVKEEADKQLKRLTKMHPDSAESTVVRTYLDWLVELPWSKSSKEKLEIKEAKKVLNNDHYGLEEVKERILDFLALRKLKKDMKSPILCLVGPPGVGKTSLGKSVASAMGREYVRMSLGGMRDEAEIRGHRRTYIGAMPGKIIQSIKTAGTNNPVLMLDEIDKLGHDFRGDPSSALLEVLDPVQNVNFVDHYLGVPFDLSKVLFITTANYLDPIPAALKDRMEVIQIPGYTEEEKLKIAEKYLVPRQIDENGLSEERVNFTKPSLMHIIEGYTRESGLRNLERYVGTVCRKVGRQVAEGKDKNFRITEKTVEKFLGPVKYLDDDELQDNEIGIATGLAWTPVGGEVLFVECTRYPGKGNLTVTGQLGDVMKESSKAALTYIRNIAEKYGIDPEEFSKYDIHLHVPAGAIPKDGPSAGITMATAILSTFAKKPVNKSVAMTGEITITGKVLPIGGLKEKLLAAKRHGITKALIPKKNEKDIANLPQNVKKSLEIISVERFEQVAENALLDND, from the coding sequence ATGAGTGAAGAGAACGAAAATAACGAACAAGAGGTAAACGAAGTGGAACAATTTGAAACCGATATACATATACCAGAAGAGCTTCCGCTGCTGCCTGTAAGGGATATAGTAGTTTTTCCATATATGGTACTCCCCCTCTTTGTGGGAAGAGAATCCAGTATTTCAGCAGTAAACGAGGCATTGAGCGGCGACAGGCTGATATTCCTCGCCTGCCAGAAGGACCCCCAGCAGGAGGAGCCGGATGAGGAGGATATCAACACAGTAGGAACCGTTGCAGTTATTCTCAGGATGCTGAAACTCCCAGACGAAAGGATCAAGATCCTTGTTCAGGGGGTTAAACGTGCATCCATCGGAGAATTCCTCCAGCGTGAGCCGAACTTCAAGGTTGCTGTTGCAGAATTCCTTGAGGAGTATAAGGACGGCGAGCTTGAGTCGGAGGCTCTCCTGCGCCATGTGAAGGAACAGCTGAGCAACGCTGTCAACCTCGGCAAGCCTATGCTCCCCGACCTCCTCGCTGTTATAGAGACCATAGACGACCCCGGTAAGCTTGCGGATATTATCGTCTCAAACCTCGGGATTAAGATGGAAGAGGCCCAGGAGATTCTGGAAGAGAGCGACCCCCTTGAGCGGCTTAAGAAGGTGAGCGAATTCCTAACCAGGGAGATCTCCATCCTTGAGGTTCAGCAGAAGATTATGAACGATGCCCGGGGTGAGATTGATAAGAGCCAGAAGGAATATTTCCTCCGTGAACAGCTCAAGGCAATAAAGAAAGAACTTGGGGAAGAGGACGATATCCAGGTTGAGCTTGAGGAGTATCAGGCCAAGATAAAGAAGGCAAAGATGCCCAAGAAGGTGAAGGAAGAGGCTGACAAACAGCTTAAGCGCCTTACCAAGATGCATCCAGATTCCGCAGAATCCACCGTTGTTCGAACCTATCTTGACTGGCTTGTGGAGCTACCATGGAGCAAATCGAGCAAAGAGAAGCTTGAGATAAAAGAAGCGAAGAAGGTTCTGAACAATGACCATTACGGCCTTGAGGAGGTTAAGGAGCGGATACTCGACTTCCTTGCACTGCGCAAACTTAAGAAGGATATGAAGAGCCCCATTCTCTGCCTTGTGGGCCCCCCCGGCGTGGGTAAAACCAGCCTTGGAAAATCCGTCGCCAGCGCCATGGGTCGTGAATACGTCCGCATGTCCCTCGGCGGAATGAGGGACGAAGCAGAGATTCGTGGACACAGAAGAACTTACATCGGCGCCATGCCCGGCAAGATAATACAGAGCATTAAAACAGCGGGGACGAATAACCCCGTTCTCATGCTTGACGAGATCGACAAGCTCGGTCACGACTTCCGGGGCGATCCGAGCTCGGCACTCCTTGAGGTTCTTGACCCCGTTCAGAACGTCAACTTTGTGGACCATTATCTCGGTGTGCCCTTCGATCTGTCAAAGGTGCTTTTCATCACTACGGCGAACTACCTCGACCCCATCCCCGCCGCACTGAAGGATAGGATGGAGGTTATCCAGATCCCAGGCTACACCGAGGAGGAGAAGCTGAAGATCGCCGAGAAGTACCTTGTCCCCAGACAGATAGACGAAAACGGCCTGAGCGAGGAGAGGGTAAACTTCACCAAGCCCTCGCTTATGCACATCATAGAAGGCTACACACGTGAATCGGGGCTCAGAAACCTCGAACGATACGTGGGCACAGTGTGCAGAAAGGTTGGAAGACAGGTTGCAGAAGGGAAGGACAAGAACTTCCGCATAACGGAGAAAACTGTCGAAAAGTTCCTCGGACCCGTTAAATACCTTGATGACGACGAGCTGCAGGACAACGAGATAGGCATCGCCACAGGGCTCGCCTGGACACCGGTAGGGGGTGAGGTTCTGTTTGTGGAATGCACAAGATACCCCGGCAAGGGGAACCTGACGGTAACTGGCCAGCTCGGGGATGTTATGAAGGAGTCCTCAAAGGCTGCGCTCACATATATAAGGAACATTGCGGAGAAATACGGCATCGATCCGGAAGAATTCTCTAAATATGACATACACCTCCACGTCCCCGCCGGAGCAATACCGAAGGATGGACCCTCTGCGGGAATAACCATGGCAACGGCGATTCTCTCCACCTTTGCAAAGAAACCTGTGAACAAGTCCGTAGCCATGACCGGAGAGATCACCATCACAGGTAAGGTGCTCCCCATAGGCGGGTTGAAGGAGAAGCTTCTTGCGGCAAAGCGTCACGGCATCACCAAGGCACTGATACCCAAAAAGAACGAGAAGGATATTGCGAATCTCCCCCAGAACGTTAAAAAGTCTTTGGAGATTATATCCGTTGAAAGGTTTGAGCAGGTTGCGGAAAACGCACTGCTCGATAATGACTAG